The following proteins are encoded in a genomic region of Mustela erminea isolate mMusErm1 chromosome 3, mMusErm1.Pri, whole genome shotgun sequence:
- the WNT3A gene encoding protein Wnt-3a isoform X1, which translates to MALLGYFLFLYGLEQALGSYPIWWSLAIGPQYSSLGTQPILCASIPGLVPKQLRFCRNYVEIMPSVAEGVKISIQECQHQFRGRRWNCTTVDNSLAIFGPVLDRATRESAFVHAIASAGVAFAVTRSCAEGSAAICGCSSRHQGLPGEGWKWGGCSEDIEFGGMVSREFADARENRPDARSAMNRHNNEAGRQAIASHMHLKCKCHGLSGSCEVKTCWWSQPDFRAIGDFLKDKYDSASEMVVEKHRESRGWVETLRPRYTYFKVPTERDLVYYEASPNFCEPNPETGSFGTRDRTCNVSSHGIDGCDLLCCGRGHNARTERRREKCHCVFHWCCYVSCQECARVYDVHTCK; encoded by the exons gtCACTGGCCATCGGGCCGCAGTATTCGTCCCTGGGCACTCAGCCCATCCTGTGTGCCAGCATCCCTGGCCTGGTCCCCAAGCAGCTGCGCTTCTGCCGGAACTATGTGGAGATCATGCCCAGTGTGGCGGAGGGCGTGAAGATCAGCATCCAGGAGTGTCAGCACCAGTTCCGCGGCCGCCGCTGGAATTGTACCACTGTGGACAACAGCCTGGCCATCTTTGGCCCTGTGCTGGACAGAG CCACGCGGGAATCTGCCTTTGTGCACGCCATCGCCTCTGCCGGCGTGGCCTTCGCTGTGACGCGCTCGTGCGCTGAGGGCTCGGCGGCCATCTGTGGCTGCAGCAGCCGGCACCAGGGCTTGCCGGGCGAGGGCTGGAAGTGGGGCGGCTGCAGTGAGGACATCGAATTTGGCGGCATGGTGTCTCGGGAGTTTGCCGATGCGCGGGAGAACCGGCCAGACGCCCGCTCCGCGATGAACCGCCACAACAACGAGGCCGGCCGCCAG GCCATCGCCAGCCACATGCATCTCAAGTGCAAGTGCCACGGGCTGTCGGGCAGCTGTGAGGTGAAGACCTGCTGGTGGTCGCAGCCCGACTTCCGTGCCATCGGCGACTTCCTCAAGGACAAGTACGACAGCGCCTCGGAGATGGTCGTGGAGAAGCACCGCGAGTCGCGCGGCTGGGTGGAAACCCTGCGGCCGCGCTACACCTACTTCAAGGTGCCCACGGAGCGCGATCTGGTGTACTACGAGGCCTCGCCCAACTTCTGCGAGCCCAACCCCGAGACCGGCTCGTTTGGCACGCGCGACCGCACGTGCAACGTGAGCTCGCATGGCATCGATGGCTGCGACCTGCTGTGCTGCGGCCGAGGCCACAACGCGCGCACCGAACGGCGCCGCGAGAAGTGCCACTGCGTCTTCCACTGGTGCTGCTACGTGAGCTGCCAGGAGTGCGCGCGCGTCTACGACGTGCACACATGCAAGTAG
- the WNT3A gene encoding protein Wnt-3a isoform X3: MALLGYFLFLYGLEQALGSYPIWWSLAIGPQYSSLGTQPILCASIPGLVPKQLRFCRNYVEIMPSVAEGVKISIQECQHQFRGRRWNCTTVDNSLAIFGPVLDRATRESAFVHAIASAGVAFAVTRSCAEGSAAICGCSSRHQGLPGEGWKWGGCSEDIEFGGMVSREFADARENRPDARSAMNRHNNEAGRQEKSLPFTMVEVWRSVLQEGQITVCLDRGTPRTAWGSRTGCLYRPSQETGEAPRPCPPGIWGQPGCEPTRAPAPQRRGGTGIPRRRAFMEETGHRQPHASQVQVPRAVGQL; the protein is encoded by the exons gtCACTGGCCATCGGGCCGCAGTATTCGTCCCTGGGCACTCAGCCCATCCTGTGTGCCAGCATCCCTGGCCTGGTCCCCAAGCAGCTGCGCTTCTGCCGGAACTATGTGGAGATCATGCCCAGTGTGGCGGAGGGCGTGAAGATCAGCATCCAGGAGTGTCAGCACCAGTTCCGCGGCCGCCGCTGGAATTGTACCACTGTGGACAACAGCCTGGCCATCTTTGGCCCTGTGCTGGACAGAG CCACGCGGGAATCTGCCTTTGTGCACGCCATCGCCTCTGCCGGCGTGGCCTTCGCTGTGACGCGCTCGTGCGCTGAGGGCTCGGCGGCCATCTGTGGCTGCAGCAGCCGGCACCAGGGCTTGCCGGGCGAGGGCTGGAAGTGGGGCGGCTGCAGTGAGGACATCGAATTTGGCGGCATGGTGTCTCGGGAGTTTGCCGATGCGCGGGAGAACCGGCCAGACGCCCGCTCCGCGATGAACCGCCACAACAACGAGGCCGGCCGCCAG GAAAAGTCCCTACCCTTTACCATGGTGGAAGTCTGGAGGTCTGTTCTCCAGGAAGGGCAAATCACTGTGTGTCTGGACCGAGGGACACCAAGGACAGCCTGGGGAAG TCGTACAGGCTGCCTGTATAGACCCAGCCAGGAGACAGGGGAggctcccaggccctgccctccgGGGATCTGGGGTCAGCCAGGGTGCGAACCCACAAGAGCACCTGCACCACAGAGAAGAGGCGGCACCGGGATCCCGCGGAGAAGGGCCTTTATGGAGGAGACAG GCCATCGCCAGCCACATGCATCTCAAGTGCAAGTGCCACGGGCTGTCGGGCAGCTGTGA
- the WNT3A gene encoding protein Wnt-3a isoform X2, which produces MALLGYFLFLYGLEQALGSYPIWWSLAIGPQYSSLGTQPILCASIPGLVPKQLRFCRNYVEIMPSVAEGVKISIQECQHQFRGRRWNCTTVDNSLAIFGPVLDRATRESAFVHAIASAGVAFAVTRSCAEGSAAICGCSSRHQGLPGEGWKWGGCSEDIEFGGMVSREFADARENRPDARSAMNRHNNEAGRQEKSLPFTMVEVWRSVLQEGQITVCLDRGTPRTAWGSRTGCLYRPSQETGEAPRPCPPGIWGQPGCEPTRAPAPQRRGGTGIPRRRAFMEETGCLGLARSTWGGGWDGAGRECTPGEQAPARMVRAREGGAWGPP; this is translated from the exons gtCACTGGCCATCGGGCCGCAGTATTCGTCCCTGGGCACTCAGCCCATCCTGTGTGCCAGCATCCCTGGCCTGGTCCCCAAGCAGCTGCGCTTCTGCCGGAACTATGTGGAGATCATGCCCAGTGTGGCGGAGGGCGTGAAGATCAGCATCCAGGAGTGTCAGCACCAGTTCCGCGGCCGCCGCTGGAATTGTACCACTGTGGACAACAGCCTGGCCATCTTTGGCCCTGTGCTGGACAGAG CCACGCGGGAATCTGCCTTTGTGCACGCCATCGCCTCTGCCGGCGTGGCCTTCGCTGTGACGCGCTCGTGCGCTGAGGGCTCGGCGGCCATCTGTGGCTGCAGCAGCCGGCACCAGGGCTTGCCGGGCGAGGGCTGGAAGTGGGGCGGCTGCAGTGAGGACATCGAATTTGGCGGCATGGTGTCTCGGGAGTTTGCCGATGCGCGGGAGAACCGGCCAGACGCCCGCTCCGCGATGAACCGCCACAACAACGAGGCCGGCCGCCAG GAAAAGTCCCTACCCTTTACCATGGTGGAAGTCTGGAGGTCTGTTCTCCAGGAAGGGCAAATCACTGTGTGTCTGGACCGAGGGACACCAAGGACAGCCTGGGGAAG TCGTACAGGCTGCCTGTATAGACCCAGCCAGGAGACAGGGGAggctcccaggccctgccctccgGGGATCTGGGGTCAGCCAGGGTGCGAACCCACAAGAGCACCTGCACCACAGAGAAGAGGCGGCACCGGGATCCCGCGGAGAAGGGCCTTTATGGAGGAGACAGGTTGCCTTGGGCTTGCCAGGAGCacatggggcggggggtgggacgGTGCAGGCAGGGAGTGCACCCCTGGGGAGCAGGCCCCTGCACGGATGGTGAGAGCCAGAGAGGGGGGTGCGTGGGGCCCGCCCTGA